The following proteins are co-located in the Paludibaculum fermentans genome:
- a CDS encoding Gfo/Idh/MocA family protein has protein sequence MSSENTNRRQFVAGAAALTLASQAMAKSGGMNKMAPARVIGANDKINVAVIGVGGRGAYVADKFDKYAQTVKPGACQIVGVCDTYQKRVTAAKDRFKCKGTLDYRELISDPGVDAVIVATPDHWHAPIALAAMDNGKDVYLEKPMCHTVDEVKQLMSTVKETGRVLQVGSQTTSADQWWKARKAIEEGRIGKMIMSQGSYHRNSTEGEWNWKIDPGAGPEGKGEDFIDWKMWLGKAPKRSFDADRFFRFRKYWDYSGGIATDLFFHVMAPMNICWSEAQFPVKVSGSGGIYQFKDEREVPDTFHFMAEYAKGFSVVLTSSMANSQHIPGLIRGHEGTIVMVEHGMFESSTPFITVKPEKRVMSADYKSKFGEEVVKIDVEQKDIMFEHIGNFLDCVHSRQKPTLNVETAGHAQVVITMAVQSYRQGKVLYFDEKNFKIVDKPVKA, from the coding sequence ATGTCAAGCGAAAATACGAACCGCCGGCAATTCGTGGCCGGTGCGGCAGCCCTGACGCTGGCCTCCCAGGCTATGGCGAAGTCGGGTGGAATGAACAAAATGGCCCCCGCCCGCGTGATCGGCGCCAACGACAAGATCAACGTCGCAGTGATCGGTGTCGGCGGACGTGGCGCTTACGTGGCGGACAAGTTCGACAAGTACGCACAAACCGTCAAGCCTGGCGCCTGCCAGATCGTCGGGGTCTGCGATACCTACCAGAAGCGCGTGACGGCCGCCAAAGACCGTTTTAAGTGCAAGGGCACGCTCGACTACCGCGAACTGATCTCCGATCCCGGCGTCGACGCGGTCATCGTTGCCACCCCTGACCACTGGCACGCCCCCATCGCCCTCGCCGCCATGGACAACGGCAAGGATGTCTACCTCGAAAAGCCCATGTGCCACACGGTGGACGAGGTCAAGCAACTGATGTCCACGGTCAAGGAAACCGGCCGCGTCCTGCAGGTCGGCTCCCAGACCACCTCCGCTGACCAGTGGTGGAAAGCCCGCAAGGCCATCGAAGAAGGCCGCATCGGCAAGATGATCATGAGCCAGGGCAGCTACCATCGCAACTCTACCGAGGGCGAATGGAACTGGAAGATCGATCCCGGCGCCGGCCCCGAAGGCAAGGGTGAGGACTTCATCGACTGGAAGATGTGGCTTGGCAAGGCGCCCAAGCGCTCCTTCGACGCCGACCGCTTCTTCCGTTTCCGCAAGTACTGGGATTACTCCGGCGGCATCGCCACCGACCTGTTCTTCCACGTCATGGCGCCCATGAACATCTGCTGGAGCGAGGCCCAGTTCCCGGTCAAGGTTTCCGGCAGCGGCGGCATCTACCAGTTCAAGGATGAGCGTGAAGTGCCGGATACGTTCCACTTCATGGCCGAATACGCCAAGGGCTTCTCCGTCGTGCTCACCAGCTCGATGGCCAACTCCCAGCACATCCCCGGCCTCATCCGCGGCCACGAAGGCACCATCGTCATGGTGGAGCACGGCATGTTCGAAAGCTCGACGCCCTTCATCACGGTCAAGCCCGAAAAGCGCGTGATGAGCGCCGACTACAAGTCCAAGTTCGGCGAAGAAGTCGTGAAGATCGACGTCGAGCAGAAGGACATCATGTTCGAGCACATCGGCAACTTCCTGGATTGCGTCCACAGCCGCCAGAAGCCGACCCTCAACGTCGAGACCGCCGGCCACGCTCAGGTCGTCATCACCATGGCCGTCCAGAGCTACCGCCAGGGCAAGGTTCTCTACTTCGACGAGAAGAACTTCAAGATCGTCGACAAGCCCGTCAAGGCGTAA
- a CDS encoding DNA polymerase domain-containing protein, whose protein sequence is MHSESAEHRDKAGQSQDEWLWGWDPTPGIVSVWAENDGWALVWRRLPETGQLVRERVRFRPWLLLDRLDDLLHVGDRLGLAGSADALIEYRVLDGPGELRFLVSAEDGRTLSSALLHGASQRLGKRIGHLRDLGHDTVLSLSPEEQYLVATGRTYFRDLPFDKLRRMQFDLETTGLSPESCRIFMISVRAPSGATQVLEARDDSDEAEAELIRQLVAVVQAEDPDVIENHNLHGFDLPFLDTRAERLGVVLALGRIGSGGLRQRAARRGTASEGDARRRVRFIAPGRELIDTLDAVLRYDFATRELPGHGLKAVARHLGIAKEDREYIPGDRIHEVYQRDPERVRRYATSDVEEVAEVARMLGGAAFALARMAPRRYERLADAGAATGVLDPLLVRAYLRAGMALPAHQAGDGTPHQGAALHLFASGVARRIVKADVASLYPSLMRAFRIGPKRDHLGALLAIVDRLVERRLAAKAAAKAAAAGSVERYTQEALSAAMKLVVNTAYGYMAAGGTLTRFADVHAANEVTRRGRATLDLMCRELAARGVTLLEADTDGVYFAVPESWTEADERRTVDEVAALLPPLVHLEFEGRYAAMLSHEPKNYALLTYGGKLLLKGVAFRSSRAEPYGETFLRRAIERLLAGDIPGVRDVYLATLDALRRRELPTYEVSSFVRLTKSPAKYLETRDSRRELAYEAMLASGRTAWSVGDKVRVYRAKGGSGGVVESPEHAAYAADGPDRRDYDADHYSRLLRDTFASRLARAFTPADYAAVFADPGQLSLFAPSLDTIHSVLNRQ, encoded by the coding sequence ATGCACAGTGAGTCGGCAGAGCATCGTGATAAGGCCGGCCAATCGCAGGACGAATGGCTGTGGGGCTGGGACCCCACGCCAGGCATCGTTTCCGTGTGGGCGGAGAACGACGGATGGGCGCTGGTGTGGCGGCGGCTGCCCGAGACCGGCCAATTGGTGCGCGAGCGGGTCCGGTTCCGGCCCTGGCTGCTGCTGGACCGGTTGGACGATCTGCTGCATGTCGGGGACCGGCTGGGGCTGGCGGGGTCGGCGGATGCCCTGATCGAATATCGAGTGCTGGATGGGCCGGGGGAACTGAGATTCCTGGTGTCCGCAGAAGACGGGCGTACCCTTTCCTCGGCGCTGCTGCACGGGGCTTCACAACGGCTGGGGAAGCGCATTGGGCACCTGCGGGACCTGGGCCACGATACGGTTCTGTCGCTGTCGCCGGAGGAGCAGTATCTGGTGGCCACCGGGCGGACGTATTTCCGCGACCTGCCCTTCGACAAGCTGCGCCGGATGCAGTTTGACCTGGAGACGACCGGCCTTTCCCCCGAGAGCTGCCGCATCTTCATGATCTCCGTGCGCGCGCCGTCCGGGGCGACGCAGGTGCTTGAGGCTCGTGACGACAGCGATGAAGCGGAAGCGGAACTGATCCGGCAGTTGGTGGCGGTGGTGCAGGCCGAGGATCCGGATGTGATCGAGAACCACAACCTGCATGGGTTCGACCTGCCGTTTCTGGATACGCGGGCGGAGCGGCTGGGCGTGGTGCTGGCCTTGGGCCGCATCGGCTCGGGCGGGCTGCGGCAAAGGGCGGCGCGGCGGGGTACGGCGAGTGAGGGAGATGCGCGGCGGCGGGTTCGTTTCATCGCTCCGGGGCGGGAGTTGATCGATACGCTGGACGCGGTGCTGCGTTACGACTTCGCGACACGCGAACTGCCGGGGCACGGCCTGAAGGCGGTGGCGCGGCACCTGGGCATCGCCAAAGAGGACCGTGAGTACATTCCCGGCGACCGGATCCACGAGGTGTACCAGCGCGATCCGGAGCGGGTGCGCCGCTATGCGACCTCTGATGTGGAGGAGGTGGCCGAAGTGGCGCGGATGCTGGGCGGGGCGGCGTTTGCGTTGGCGAGGATGGCTCCGCGGCGGTATGAGCGCCTGGCGGACGCGGGCGCGGCCACGGGTGTCCTGGATCCGCTGCTGGTGCGGGCTTACCTGCGGGCGGGCATGGCGCTGCCGGCGCATCAGGCGGGCGACGGGACTCCGCACCAGGGGGCGGCGCTACACCTGTTCGCCAGCGGCGTGGCGCGCCGCATTGTGAAGGCGGATGTGGCCAGCCTGTACCCTTCGTTGATGCGGGCTTTCCGGATTGGTCCGAAGCGCGATCACCTGGGCGCGCTGCTGGCGATTGTCGACCGGCTGGTGGAGCGGCGGCTGGCGGCCAAGGCGGCGGCGAAGGCCGCGGCTGCCGGCTCAGTTGAACGGTACACGCAGGAGGCTCTCTCGGCCGCGATGAAGCTGGTCGTGAACACCGCTTACGGCTACATGGCGGCAGGCGGGACATTGACGCGATTCGCCGATGTGCATGCGGCCAATGAAGTGACGCGCCGAGGCCGGGCAACGCTGGACCTGATGTGCCGGGAACTGGCCGCGCGCGGGGTGACGCTGCTGGAGGCGGACACGGACGGCGTCTATTTTGCCGTGCCGGAGAGTTGGACCGAGGCGGATGAGCGGCGGACGGTGGATGAAGTGGCCGCGCTGTTGCCGCCGCTGGTCCACCTGGAGTTCGAGGGCCGCTATGCGGCGATGCTGTCGCACGAGCCGAAGAATTACGCGCTGCTGACATATGGAGGGAAACTGCTGCTAAAAGGCGTCGCGTTCCGGTCCAGCCGCGCGGAGCCCTATGGCGAGACGTTCCTGCGCCGCGCGATTGAGAGGCTGCTGGCCGGCGACATTCCGGGTGTCCGCGATGTGTACCTGGCGACCCTGGATGCGCTGCGCCGGCGCGAGCTGCCTACATACGAAGTGTCCTCCTTCGTCCGCCTGACGAAGTCGCCGGCTAAGTATCTGGAGACGAGGGACAGCCGGCGGGAGTTGGCTTACGAAGCGATGCTGGCGAGCGGACGTACGGCCTGGAGTGTGGGTGACAAGGTACGGGTTTACCGCGCGAAGGGCGGTTCCGGCGGAGTGGTGGAATCGCCGGAGCACGCGGCCTACGCGGCGGATGGCCCGGACCGTCGGGACTACGACGCCGATCACTATTCACGGCTGCTGCGCGATACTTTCGCGTCGCGGCTGGCGCGGGCCTTCACTCCAGCCGACTATGCGGCGGTCTTTGCGGATCCCGGGCAATTGTCATTGTTTGCGCCGTCGCTGGACACGATCCACAGCGTGCTGAACCGGCAGTAG
- a CDS encoding ABC transporter permease produces the protein MRRLWKRLHRFRHRKQFDADLAEELEFHRRLKQEELQAAGLTEPESRYAAQRRMGNLALATEDARGIWLWHNLETLWQDFAYGLRGLARHRGFTLTAVLTLALGIGVNTSLFTGFNAMVFRSWDVRDPGRVAGVFTVHRTPSGEIRYRGMSYPEFSTLRDQTKQMAGLVALSYGGPQMRTDPGASSRLSINYVSGDYFQVLGVDAAWGRTFTRDEDQLADPRAVLVLSHAAWVSQFGSDRSIVGRTISLNYKPFVVLGVLPENFKGTDMVGPDLWTPLAAIRILQPRSTELSSADQCCVAVFGRLAPNVDRAQARDELTAIQRQAAERFNRPANEIFLTRASIVVTPERQKKIMPAMLLLFLAVSLVLLIACANVANLLLARGAARQHEIGVRLALGAGRLRIIRQLLTESLSLGLLGGAAGIGLSLVLPGFVLNHLADEPLALDLQPDYRVLLYTLFLSILASVACGLVPAFHTTRTDLHATMKGSGGRSGRPSWLRTSLLGAQVAFSLVLLASTGLLVRGLQRAARIDPGFDTRGIVLMSLDLGMLDYDAVRAQDFLRRLTDRVSALPGVTSVSTAVIAPLGNARMRTSVAVNGQEALAKNGLNNVTFNEVSPGFLETLRIPITQGRSFQAQDQGRKVAIINQAMAQRFWPGLNPVGRTFTSDVAYEVIGVSRNAQETQLGRAIEPYYYSLSNGSSSSQLVIRFQDTFNAPLSELTALPTQLDQAVRPRLRLMEESIQSQLHGARMASFISGGLGLLALLLACVGIYGVTAFVVQQRFREIGIRMALGAQRRDVLFLLLSQNLRIVVAGALVGVAASVAAASALREFLYGISPLDPAAHIAMTAILLSAALLATFLPARRAASIQPVVILRQE, from the coding sequence ATGCGCCGCCTCTGGAAGCGCCTTCATCGGTTCCGCCATCGGAAGCAGTTCGACGCCGACCTCGCCGAGGAACTCGAGTTTCACCGCCGGCTCAAACAGGAAGAACTCCAGGCCGCCGGCCTCACCGAACCGGAGAGCCGCTACGCCGCCCAGCGCCGCATGGGCAACCTGGCCCTCGCCACTGAGGATGCCCGCGGCATCTGGCTCTGGCATAACCTGGAAACCCTCTGGCAGGACTTCGCCTACGGCCTGCGCGGACTCGCCCGCCACCGCGGCTTCACTCTCACCGCCGTCCTCACCCTCGCTCTCGGCATCGGCGTCAACACCAGCCTCTTCACCGGCTTCAACGCGATGGTTTTTCGATCCTGGGACGTGCGCGATCCCGGCCGCGTGGCAGGAGTCTTTACGGTGCACAGGACCCCTTCGGGCGAAATCCGGTATCGCGGCATGTCCTACCCGGAATTCTCAACCCTGCGTGACCAGACGAAGCAAATGGCCGGCCTGGTGGCGCTGAGCTACGGCGGCCCGCAAATGCGCACCGACCCCGGAGCATCGTCACGCCTCAGCATCAACTACGTTTCGGGCGACTACTTCCAGGTGCTTGGCGTCGATGCCGCCTGGGGCCGTACTTTCACGAGGGACGAAGACCAGCTTGCCGATCCCAGGGCCGTCCTGGTGCTGAGCCATGCGGCCTGGGTGAGCCAGTTTGGCTCGGATCGCTCCATTGTCGGCCGGACAATCTCGCTCAATTACAAACCGTTCGTCGTGCTGGGTGTGCTGCCGGAGAACTTCAAAGGCACCGACATGGTGGGCCCGGACCTCTGGACGCCTTTGGCAGCCATCAGAATCCTGCAGCCACGCAGCACCGAGCTCAGCAGCGCCGACCAATGCTGCGTGGCTGTCTTCGGCCGGCTTGCCCCCAATGTGGATCGCGCCCAGGCGCGCGATGAACTCACTGCCATCCAGCGTCAGGCCGCTGAACGGTTCAACCGCCCAGCCAACGAGATCTTCCTCACCCGCGCAAGCATCGTCGTTACACCCGAGCGCCAGAAGAAAATCATGCCCGCCATGCTGCTGCTGTTCCTGGCCGTCAGCCTGGTGCTGCTCATCGCCTGCGCGAATGTCGCCAATCTCCTGTTAGCCCGCGGCGCAGCCCGCCAGCACGAAATCGGCGTCCGCCTCGCGCTCGGAGCCGGGCGCCTCCGCATCATCCGCCAGTTGCTCACTGAGAGCCTGTCCCTTGGCCTGCTCGGGGGCGCCGCCGGTATAGGTTTGAGTCTCGTTCTTCCCGGTTTCGTACTCAACCATCTCGCCGACGAACCTCTCGCCCTCGATCTGCAGCCCGACTATCGGGTCCTCCTGTACACCCTCTTCCTCTCGATCCTCGCCAGCGTTGCCTGCGGTCTGGTGCCCGCCTTCCACACCACTCGCACCGACCTCCACGCCACCATGAAAGGCTCCGGCGGCAGGTCGGGCCGGCCTTCGTGGTTGAGAACGTCGCTGCTCGGTGCGCAGGTCGCCTTCAGCCTCGTCCTGCTGGCCTCCACTGGACTCCTGGTCCGCGGCCTGCAACGCGCCGCCCGCATCGATCCCGGATTTGATACCCGCGGCATAGTCCTGATGTCACTCGACCTCGGCATGCTTGACTACGACGCCGTACGCGCTCAGGACTTCCTCCGCCGCCTCACGGACCGTGTGTCGGCCCTGCCCGGAGTCACCTCCGTCTCCACCGCCGTCATCGCGCCGCTGGGCAACGCCAGAATGCGCACCAGCGTCGCCGTCAATGGACAGGAAGCATTGGCCAAAAACGGACTCAACAACGTCACCTTCAACGAAGTATCCCCCGGCTTCCTCGAGACACTTCGCATCCCCATTACCCAGGGACGCTCGTTTCAGGCTCAGGACCAGGGCCGCAAAGTCGCCATCATCAACCAGGCCATGGCCCAGCGCTTCTGGCCTGGCCTCAATCCGGTGGGCCGGACCTTCACTTCAGATGTCGCCTATGAAGTCATCGGAGTCAGTCGCAATGCCCAGGAAACACAACTCGGCAGGGCGATCGAGCCTTACTACTACTCACTCTCCAACGGCTCATCCAGCAGCCAGCTAGTCATTCGTTTCCAGGACACCTTCAACGCGCCCCTGTCCGAGCTGACCGCCCTGCCCACCCAGCTCGATCAGGCCGTTCGTCCCCGGTTGCGCCTCATGGAGGAGTCCATTCAGTCCCAGTTGCACGGCGCACGCATGGCCAGCTTCATCAGCGGCGGACTCGGTCTGCTCGCCCTCCTCCTCGCCTGCGTAGGCATCTATGGCGTGACCGCCTTCGTCGTCCAACAGCGCTTCCGGGAAATCGGCATACGCATGGCGCTCGGAGCTCAGCGCCGCGACGTCCTGTTCCTGCTGCTGAGCCAGAACCTGCGCATTGTCGTCGCGGGCGCCCTCGTCGGCGTGGCCGCCTCCGTAGCCGCCGCCTCCGCCTTGAGGGAGTTCCTCTACGGCATCAGCCCGCTGGACCCGGCCGCTCACATCGCGATGACGGCCATCCTCTTGAGCGCCGCCCTTCTCGCGACGTTCCTGCCGGCCCGGCGCGCCGCCAGCATTCAGCCCGTTGTCATCCTGCGACAGGAGTGA
- a CDS encoding PadR family transcriptional regulator, with protein MGKKPAPPPDLVPGTLEMLILKTLTHGAMHGYGIAQRLDQLSEGVLQVGEGSLYPALQRLLLNEWAEAEWAVTENNRRARYYHITAAGRRRLAQERAGYDRMSVAIARVMEAV; from the coding sequence ATGGGAAAGAAACCCGCACCCCCGCCAGACCTCGTGCCCGGCACGCTGGAAATGCTCATCCTGAAGACGCTCACCCACGGCGCCATGCACGGCTACGGCATCGCCCAAAGGCTGGACCAGCTCTCCGAAGGCGTCCTCCAGGTGGGCGAAGGTTCCCTCTACCCGGCCCTGCAGCGCCTGCTGCTCAATGAGTGGGCCGAGGCCGAGTGGGCCGTCACCGAGAACAACCGCCGCGCGCGCTACTACCACATCACCGCCGCCGGCCGCCGCCGGCTTGCCCAGGAGCGCGCCGGCTACGACCGCATGAGCGTCGCCATCGCCCGCGTCATGGAGGCCGTCTAA
- a CDS encoding class IV adenylate cyclase, producing MLQSQPDQPLPRETEVKLAVPSAEAALQVLSAAGFVAAHERAFEANMLLDTPGSELMHTRRLLRLRDFRGETILTFKGPPEGGPHKTRPEVETCVADANAALGILNGLGYEVSFRYEKYRTTFARVGEPGHAVLDETPIGVFLELEGEASWIDKTAVELGFNAGHYVLKSYGSLFREYREKHSWHSQNMVFA from the coding sequence ATGCTCCAGTCCCAACCAGACCAACCCCTGCCCCGCGAGACCGAGGTTAAGCTGGCCGTTCCTTCCGCCGAAGCGGCATTGCAGGTGCTATCCGCCGCCGGCTTCGTGGCCGCGCATGAACGGGCGTTTGAAGCGAACATGCTGCTGGATACACCTGGCAGCGAGCTGATGCACACACGCCGGCTGCTGCGGCTGCGCGATTTTCGCGGCGAGACGATTCTGACCTTTAAAGGGCCGCCGGAAGGCGGTCCCCACAAGACGCGGCCCGAGGTGGAGACCTGCGTGGCCGATGCGAACGCGGCGCTGGGGATCCTGAACGGGCTTGGGTACGAGGTGTCGTTCCGGTATGAGAAGTACCGCACGACCTTCGCACGCGTCGGCGAGCCGGGCCATGCGGTGCTGGATGAGACTCCGATTGGCGTGTTCCTGGAGTTGGAGGGCGAGGCAAGCTGGATCGACAAGACAGCGGTGGAGCTAGGGTTCAACGCGGGGCATTACGTCCTGAAGAGCTATGGGAGCTTGTTCCGGGAGTATCGCGAAAAACACAGCTGGCACAGCCAGAACATGGTGTTTGCCTAG
- a CDS encoding NfeD family protein, translating into MGSYFMTWWAWLVIGLLLLAGEILTPGGFYLIFFGVAALLVGLVKMLGFEFGLALEGLLFVAASVAGLMFFRKPLLERFRKLTPVSDVDNLTNEIASAMEEIPVQGIGKVELRGTSWNARNVSETLIPKSTRCRVERVDGLTLEVRSL; encoded by the coding sequence ATGGGAAGTTACTTTATGACGTGGTGGGCGTGGCTGGTGATCGGCCTTCTGCTGCTCGCCGGCGAAATTCTGACGCCCGGCGGCTTCTACCTCATTTTCTTTGGTGTGGCCGCATTGCTGGTCGGGCTGGTAAAGATGCTCGGATTCGAGTTCGGGCTGGCGCTGGAAGGCCTGCTGTTTGTGGCCGCCTCGGTGGCCGGCCTGATGTTCTTCCGCAAGCCGCTGCTGGAGCGGTTTCGCAAGCTGACACCTGTTTCGGACGTGGACAACCTGACCAACGAAATTGCCTCCGCCATGGAGGAGATTCCGGTGCAGGGCATCGGCAAAGTGGAGCTGCGCGGCACGTCGTGGAACGCGCGCAACGTGAGTGAGACGCTCATTCCGAAGTCCACGCGCTGCCGGGTGGAGCGTGTGGATGGTTTGACGCTCGAAGTGAGAAGTCTGTAG
- a CDS encoding SPFH domain-containing protein → MEIGGLLVVLVLILLVLTILAKTAIVVPQQSAFVVERLGKYAGTLQAGFHILTPFVDVIRYRHSLKEQAIDIPEQVCITRDNVQVAVDGILYLKVLNPERASYGISDFGFAIRQLAQTTLRSEIGKIDLDRTFEERSNINALVVSELDKATEPWGVKVLRYEIKSINPPQDILSAMEKQMRAEREKRATILNSEADRDANINTAEGEKQKVIKASEARKQQQINEAEGQASAILSIASATAEGLRRVAQAINEPGGFEAVQLRVAEQYVTEFGRIAKASSTIVVPSNLGDVASMLSVAMNVIHKQGHTGGDAPVPTRPTPAPRDRG, encoded by the coding sequence ATGGAAATCGGTGGTCTGCTGGTCGTTCTCGTTCTCATCCTTTTGGTCCTCACGATCCTCGCCAAAACGGCGATCGTTGTGCCGCAACAGTCGGCATTTGTAGTGGAACGGCTGGGCAAATACGCAGGCACGCTGCAAGCGGGCTTCCACATCCTGACGCCGTTTGTCGACGTGATCCGCTACCGGCACTCATTGAAGGAGCAGGCGATCGATATACCGGAGCAGGTATGCATCACGCGGGACAACGTCCAGGTGGCGGTGGACGGCATTCTCTATTTGAAGGTGCTGAACCCGGAGCGGGCTTCTTACGGCATTTCGGATTTCGGCTTCGCGATCCGGCAGTTGGCGCAGACGACGCTGCGTTCGGAGATCGGCAAGATCGACCTGGACCGGACGTTTGAGGAGCGGTCGAATATCAACGCGCTGGTCGTCAGCGAGTTGGATAAGGCGACCGAGCCCTGGGGCGTGAAGGTGCTGCGGTATGAGATCAAGAGCATCAATCCGCCGCAGGACATCCTGTCCGCGATGGAAAAGCAGATGCGTGCCGAGCGCGAGAAACGTGCCACGATCCTGAATTCCGAAGCGGACCGCGACGCCAACATCAACACGGCCGAGGGTGAGAAGCAGAAGGTGATCAAGGCTTCGGAAGCCCGCAAGCAGCAGCAGATCAACGAGGCGGAAGGCCAGGCGTCGGCGATTCTGTCGATCGCCAGCGCGACCGCGGAGGGCTTGCGGCGGGTCGCCCAGGCGATCAATGAACCCGGCGGCTTTGAGGCTGTTCAGTTGAGAGTGGCGGAGCAATATGTCACCGAGTTCGGACGCATTGCGAAGGCGAGCTCGACGATCGTGGTTCCGTCGAATCTGGGCGATGTGGCCTCAATGCTCAGCGTGGCGATGAACGTGATCCACAAGCAAGGTCATACTGGAGGGGATGCTCCAGTCCCAACCAGACCAACCCCTGCCCCGCGAGACCGAGGTTAA
- a CDS encoding DUF3500 domain-containing protein: MNTPHPPAKKHAPHHHHPPRLSRRMLFSTLIPGAILAPNAFPQNASTMAEAFRRRSAEAESKGLADPFKGITANGAIEPGLYDLHSTGVSTAPVRTAVERFLASLTNEQRGRTMFPVDDPEWRKWMNQHFYVRQGVSFQEMSGTQRDAAFGVLETALSARGLKLTRDIMRLNETLAELSDDHDFLGEWRYHITVMGKPSATEPWGFQLDGHHIIINYFVLGDQVVMTPFFAGSEPVTATSGKYKGISILQDEQQRGLELLLHLDRTQQAKAILNPEKTKNYNLTEAFRDNIVLDYAGARAASFSQPQRRQLLELVDLYVGNMDEGHAKVRMDEVKRHIERTAFAWIGGSDDASVYYYRIHSPVILIEFDHQQPANLRKFAKDPNMPTRQHIHCVVRTPNGNDYGKDLLRQHYLSHAHA, from the coding sequence ATGAACACGCCTCACCCTCCGGCCAAGAAGCACGCGCCCCATCATCACCACCCGCCGCGCCTGTCGCGGCGCATGCTCTTCTCCACCCTGATCCCGGGCGCGATCCTTGCGCCGAATGCGTTCCCACAAAACGCCTCAACCATGGCCGAAGCCTTCCGCCGCAGGTCGGCCGAGGCTGAGAGCAAGGGACTCGCTGACCCGTTCAAAGGCATCACGGCCAACGGCGCCATCGAACCCGGACTCTACGATCTCCACTCCACCGGTGTCTCCACTGCGCCCGTTCGCACGGCCGTCGAGCGCTTCCTGGCCAGCCTCACCAACGAGCAGCGCGGCCGCACCATGTTCCCGGTGGACGATCCCGAGTGGCGCAAGTGGATGAACCAGCACTTCTACGTTCGCCAGGGCGTCAGCTTCCAGGAGATGTCGGGCACCCAGCGCGACGCGGCGTTCGGAGTACTGGAAACCGCGCTCAGCGCCCGCGGCCTGAAGCTGACCCGCGACATCATGCGCCTCAATGAGACCCTGGCCGAACTCAGCGACGACCATGACTTCCTGGGTGAGTGGCGCTACCACATCACCGTCATGGGCAAGCCCTCAGCCACCGAACCCTGGGGCTTCCAGCTCGACGGACACCACATCATCATCAACTACTTCGTCCTGGGCGACCAGGTTGTGATGACGCCCTTCTTCGCCGGGTCGGAACCCGTCACCGCCACCTCCGGCAAATACAAAGGCATCTCGATCCTGCAGGACGAGCAACAGCGCGGACTCGAACTGCTGCTGCATCTCGACAGGACCCAGCAGGCAAAGGCCATCCTCAATCCCGAGAAGACGAAGAACTACAACCTGACCGAGGCCTTCCGGGACAACATCGTCCTCGACTACGCCGGAGCCCGCGCCGCCTCATTCTCCCAACCCCAGCGCAGGCAGTTGCTCGAACTCGTCGACCTGTATGTCGGCAATATGGACGAGGGGCACGCCAAGGTCCGCATGGACGAGGTGAAGAGGCACATCGAGCGGACCGCCTTCGCCTGGATCGGCGGCTCCGACGATGCCTCGGTTTACTACTACCGTATCCATAGCCCGGTAATCCTCATTGAATTCGACCACCAGCAGCCCGCGAACCTGCGCAAGTTCGCCAAGGATCCGAACATGCCCACGCGCCAGCACATCCACTGCGTGGTGCGGACCCCGAATGGCAACGACTACGGCAAGGACCTGCTGCGCCAGCACTACCTGTCGCACGCCCACGCCTGA